The DNA sequence GCGGCAGCGCTCCTGGCACTGGTCCATGGCCTCGGGCCCCAGCATCATGCCGAGCGCCATGAAGAAGCCGGGAAGGATGCGCCGCGACAGGGCGTCCGGGTCGTTGATAAGCTTGGGGCCGTCGGCGAAGCTCCCGGCGAAGGTCTGGACGATCACCCGGTCGAAGGGATATTGCCGGGTCTGCTGCCAGGCCGCCCGTTCGCGCGCCTTGACGTAGTCCTCGAAGGATTTCTCGAAGACGGTCTGGAGCACCGCCGTCTTCTTCTCGAATTCCTGGGTCAGGCCCTGGATGTCGTCCACCGACAGCATGCCGCCCTTGCGCTTGGCCTCGGACACCAGCCGATCCAGCAGGGACGAGACCACGGTCTCGGCGATGGCGCGGCTCTGGGCCGCGGGGGACAGGGACTGGGCCGGCTTGGCCGCTGGCTTCGGCGTCGGAACCGGAACCGGCTTCGGTTCATCCTTCCCGCCCTTGCCGCCGTGGCCCTGGAAGGCGAACTTGCCGCCCTGGGTGGGCTGGTAGATTTCCGCGCGGTCGGGTTCCGCCGGCCTGATCTTGCCGGTCCAGACGACCTGACTCTCTCCGCCTCCACCCTTTGCCATGGTCAGAGAATAGTGATTCGCCGGGCCGCGTTCCACCGCTTTTCGCAAGCCCACGTTGACAGCCATCGGAGCCCTTTCTAGGCTGCCGACATGACCGACACCCTGGCGATCGCTTTGGCGCAGATGGACCCCACGGTCGGCGACGTGGCCGGCAACGCGCGACGCATCCTCGACATGCGGGCGGAGGCAGGCCGGCAAGGCGCCGATCTGGCCGTGTTCGGAGAGCTGGCGATCACCGGGTATCCTCCCGACGACCTGATCCTCAAGGGCGCCTTCCAGCGCGCGGTGGAGGCCCAGGTGGCCGAACTGGCCCAGGCCACCCGGGACGGCGGCCCGGCGCTGCTGATCGGTGCGCCCTGGCTGGCCGTCGATCACCTCTACAACGCCGCCCTGCTGCTGGATGGCGGCGACATCGCGGCGATTCGCTTCAAACACGAACTGCCCAACTACGGCGTCTTCGACGAGGTGCGCCTGTTCGCCCCCGGCCCGCTGCCCGAGCCCATCGCCTTTCGCGGCATGAACCTGGGCGTCATGATCTGCGAGGACATGTGGAAGCCGGCCGTCGTCGACCATCTGGGCGCGGCCGGGGCCGATCTGCTGGCGGTGCTCAACGGCTCGCCCTTCGAAGCCGGGAAGGGAGACACCCGCTTAGGCGTGGCACGCGAGCGCCAAGCCGCGGTGCCGCGCCCGCTCGTCTATGTCAACCTGGTGGGCGGGCAGGACGAACTGGTCTTCGACGGCGGCTCCTTCGCCCTTTCCGCCGACGGAACCCCGGTGGCCCGCCTGGATACCTGGACGGAAGAGGTGGCGCTCACCCGGTGGCGCCGCGAGGTCCGGGGCTGGACCTGCGTCGAGGCGCCGCTGGCTCCCGAGCCCGCCCCCTTGGAGAACATCTACCGGGCCGTGATGACCGGCCTGAAGGACTACGTGGGCAAGAACCGCTTCAAGGGCGTGCTGATCGGCCTGTCGGGCGGCATCGACAGCGCACTCGTCGCCGCCCTGGCGGTGGACGCCCTGGGGGCGGACAAGGTGCACTGCGTGATGATGCCGTCCCGCTACACGTCGCGGGAAAGCCTGGAAGACGCGGCGGAAGTCGCCCGCCTGCTGGGCATCCGGCTGGATACCATCGGCATCGAACCGGCGGTGGGGGCTTTCGGCGGCATGCTGGAAAGCATCTTCGCCGGCCAGGCCCCCGACACCACGGAAGAAAACATCCAGGCCCGCGCCCGGGGCCTCACCCTGATGGCGATTTCCAACAAGTTCGGGCTGATGGTGATCTCCACCGGCAACAAGTCGGAGATGTCGGTGGGCTACGCCACCCTTTACGGCGACATGTGCGGCGGCTTCGCGGCCCTGAAGGATCTGTACAAGACCACGGTCTTCGCCTTGTCGCGCTGGCGCAACGCCCACCGGCCGAAAGGCGCCCTGGGCCCCGGGGGGCCGGTCATGCCGGACCGGGTGATCGTCAAGCCGCCCACCGCCGAGTTGAAGGCCAACCAGACCGACCAGGACAGCCTGCCGCCCTACGACGTGCTGGACGACATCCTGGAATGCCTGATCGAGGACGAGATGTCCCAGGCCGAGATCGTGGGACGCGGCCACGATCCGGAAACCGTGCGCCGGGTCTGGCGCCTGGTGGATGGAGCCGAATACAAGCGCCGCCAAGCCCCGCCGGGAGTCAAGATCACCCGCCGTTCCTTCGGCCGCGACCGCCGTTACCCGATCACCAATGCTTTCCGGGGGTAGAATGTTCGTTACCGTCCGTTTCGCGCCCAGCCCTACCGGATTTTTGCATGTGGGCAATGCCCGGGTGGCGCTGGTCAACTGGCTGTTCGCCCGCCGCTCGGGCGGCCGCTTCCTGTTGCGCCTGGACGATACCGACACGGAGCGTTCGCGCCCGGAGTTCGCCGAGGCCATCCGCCGCGACCTGCGCTGGCTGGGCCTCGACTGGGATGCCGAGGAACGCCAGTCCGACCGCCTGGAGCGCTACCGGATCGCCACGGAAACCCTGAAGGCCCAGGGCCGCCTCTATCCCTGCTACGAGACGCCCCAGGAACTGGAATTCCGCCGCAAGCGGCAGTTGGCCCGCCACCAGCCGCCGGTCTACGACCGCGCCGCTCTCGGGCTGACCGAAGACCAGCGCCGCGCCTTGGAGGCGGAAGGCCGCCGGCCCCATTGGCGCTTCAGGCTGGACGACGCGGACATCGCCTGGACCGATCTGGTGCGCGGACCCGTCCATTTCCAGGGCGGCCACCTGAGCGACCCGGTGGTGATCCGCGAGGACGGTACTTTCCTCTACATGCTGCCCTCGGTCGTCGATGACGTCGACATGCGGGTCAGCCATGTGATCCGGGGCGAGGACCATGTGGCGAACACCGCCGTGCAGGTCCAGATGTTCGAAGCCCTGGGCACCCCGCCGCCCACCTTCGCCCATCTGCCCCTGATGACCGATATCGGTGGCGAGGGACTGTCCAAGCGCTTGGGCAGCCTGAGCCTGGCGGACCTGCGGGAGCAAGGCGTCGAGGCCCTGGCCCTGGCCAGCTATCTGGCCCACCTGGGGACCTCGGACGCCATCGAGCCGCAAACGACTCATGAAGCCCTGATCGCCGGCTTCGAACTGTCCCATTGCGGCCGCGCCTCGCCCAAGTTCGATGCCGAACAGCTCTGGCGGCTCAACGAAAAGCTCTTGCACGCCCTGCCTTTCACGACGGTCGCGCCCCGGCTGGCGGCCCTCGGGCTGGCGCCGGCGGAGGAAGTCTTCTGGGAGGCGGTGCGCCCCAACCTGCGCCGCCTGGCCGATGCCGCGCCATGGCACGGCGTCTGCTACGGCGAGGCGACTTTCGCCGTCCTGGACCAAGCCCCATTGAAAGAGGCCATCGCCCTGCTGCCGCCCGAACCCTGGAGTCAGGAGACTTGGAAGGCCTGGACCCAAGCGGTGAGCGCGGCCACGGGCCGCAAGGGCAAGGCCCTGTTCCTGCCGCTGCGCCAAGCCCTGACCGGGCAGGATCATGGACCGGAACTCAAGGCTCTGCTACCTGTCATCGGTCGCGACCGCGCGCTCGCGCGCCTGACCGCCTCGGGGGGATGAATGGACCTCTACCTGCATAACACGCTGACCCGCACCAAGGAAAAGTTCGAGCCCCTGGTCCCCGGCCGGGTCGGCATGTACGTCTGCGGACCCACGGTCTACGACTACGCCCATATCGGCAACGCCCGGCCGGTCGTCGTCTTCGACGTGCTGGCGCGCCTTTTGCGGCGGCTCTATCCCCAGGTCACCTACGTCCGCAACATCACCGACGTGGACGACAAGATCAACGCCGCCGCCCGCGCGTCGGGCGAGACCATCCGCGCCATCACCGAGCGCACCGCCCGGGCCTTCCATGAGGACATGGCCGCCCTGGGCGCCCTGCCCCCCGACGTGGAGCCGCGCGCCACCGAGCACGTCGCCCAGATGATCGCCCTGGTCCAATCCCTGCTGGCCGCCGGCCACGCCTACGAGGCGGACGGCCACGTGCTGTTCAGCGTCCCCTCGATGGCCGACTACGGCCGGCTGTCGGGTCGCAACCGCGACGAGATGATCGCCGGCGCCCGGGTCGAAGTGGCCCCCTACAAGCGCGATCCGGCCGACTTCGTGCTGTGGAAGCCGTCGGAAGACGGCATCCCCGGCTGGAACAGTCCCTGGGGCCGCGGCCGGCCGGGCTGGCACCTGGAATGTTCGGCCATGAGCGGCCAGTATCTGGGCGAGACCTTCGACATCCACGGCGGCGGCCAGGACCTGATCTTCCCCCACCACGAGAACGAGATCGCCCAATCCACCTGCGCCCATGACGGCGCGCCCTTCGTGCGCTACTGGATGCACAACGGTTTTTTGATGGTGGAAGGCGAGAAGATGTCCAAGTCGCTCGGCAACTTCTACACCGTCCACGACCTGTTGAAGGAATTCCCCGGCGAGGCCATCCGCCTGGTGCTGCTGCAAACCCACTACCGCCAGCCGCTGGACTTCACCAAGGACGGCATCCGCCAGGCCCGCCACATGCTGGACCGCTTCTACGGGGCCTTGCGCAACGCGCCCGCCGCGCCCACGCCGACGGCGCCGCCGGAACCGGTGCTGGCGGCGTTATCGGACGACCTCAACACGCCCCTGGCTCTCACCCATCTGCACGAGTTGCTAGGCGAGTTGAACCGCAACGGCGATGCGTCAGCCAAGGGCCGGCTGCTGGCGGCGGCCGGACTGCTGGGCTTGCTGGGCCAAGACCCGGAAGCTTGGCTGCGCTGGACGCCGGAAGGCGGGGGCGGCCTGGACGACGCGGCCGTCGAGGGACTCATCCAGGCCCGCAAGGATGCCCGCAAAGCCAAGAATTTCGCCGAGGCCGACCGTATCCGCCAGGAACTGGCCGGCCAAGGCATCCTCCTGGAAGACGGCCCCCAGGGTACCCTCTGGCGGCGGGGATAGCCGTCCGACCCACCGACTGGTAGACTGGAGCCATGCAACCGCCCGATCTGAGTTTGGTCAGGGAATTCAAGCGGCGGGCCGAGGCAGCCCTGCCCGGCCGAGTGGCGCGTGCCGTCCTGTTCGGCTCGCGGGCCCGCGGCGAAGCCGAAGCGGATTCCGACTGGGATGTGGCTGTGTTTTTGAAAGATGGCGCGACCATCGAAGACACCGGGCGCCTTGCCGATGCTGCCTACGACCTGATCGTGGAAAGCGGCGAGTTCATCCAGCCTATTGCCTTCGCCGAAGGACGGACGGAAGACCTCCAGATTTTGCGCACCATCCGCGACGAGGGCATCTTGTTGTGAGCAGAGAGACGGCCCTGCATATGGCGAAGGCCAGGGAATTTCTCCGCCAGGCGACAAGCTACGATGCCGGGACCATGCCCGAGGCCGCCATCCATCTGGCCTACTACGCCATGTTTCATGCGGCAGTCGCGGTTCTCCGTCGACTGGGCGGCAAGGCGCCTTCCAAACATGCCAGCGTGGTCGGGCAATTCGGGCGGATCGTCGCGGATATGGGAGAACCCGCCCGGAGTATCGGGAGAAGCTTCAATCGGGCCCTTGATGTACGTCTCGTTTCCGATTACGGGACCGAGCGCCAAGATCTCGTCGCCATGGCTCGGAGAATTCTTGCGGACGCCGAAAGGTTCGTCGTCTTTTGCGACACTTGGTTCGACGGTACGAAGCCGCGTTGATCCCCTCCGACGCGAAAGGCCCGGCGGGGTGCGCCGGGCCTTGGGGTCTCGAAGCCGGGAACCGGCAATCAGCGCGAATAGAATTCGACCACCTGGTGCGGTTCCATCTGCACCGGGTAGGGCACGTCGGCCAGCTTGGGAGTGCGGACGAAAGTCCCGCGCATCTTCTTGTGATCGACCTCGATGTAGTCGGGCACGTCGCGCTCGCCCGACTGGGAGGCCTCGAGGACCAGCGGCAGCTCGCGCGAGCGCTCGCGCAGCTCGATCGTGTCGCCTTCCTTGACCTGATAGGACGGAATGGTGACGCGCTTACCATTGACCTTGACGTGGCCGTGGTTGACGATCTGGCGGGCGGCGAACACGGTCGGCACGAACTTCATGCGGTAGACCACCGCGTCCAGGCGGCGCTCCAGGATGCCGATCAGGTTCTCCGAGGTGTCGCCCTTGCGGCGCACGGCCTCGGCGTAGTAGCGGCGGAACTGGCGCTCGCTGACGTTGCCGTAGTAGCCCTTCAGCTTCTGCTTGGCCAGCAGCTGGATGCCGAAATCGGACGGCTTCTTGCGGCGCTGGCCGTGCTGTCCGGGGCGGTTCTCGCGGGTGTTGACCGGGCTCTTGGGCCGGCCCCAGAGATTCTCGCCTAAGCGGCGGTTGATCTTGTATTTGGACTTCAGGCGCTTGGTCATCTCGTTTCTCTCTCTTTGTCTGCCTCGTTGGCATTTGTCCCGGTAGGCCGTCTCCCGAGGGAGGGGCGGGGCGCGGTCCACGGAGGGACGCCCGCATTCCCGGAAATGAAGGCGCGCACTATAGCGGGAACGCCCGCCTTGTCAAATCCGCCGCTATAGCCTGCGCAGGAAGCGCGGACGCAGGGCGGACGCTCCCTGGCGGGCGGCCCGGACCTCCGCCAGCAGGCGACCGCGGTCCTTGGGCAGGGTACCGGCCAAGGCCAGGCAGTTGGAGGCGTGGTTGGACCGGAAGATGACGGGCGTGGCGGGCTCCAGGCCGGACAGCAGCCGTTCCTGTTCCGCTAGGATTCCGATATCGTCCTGAGGTTCGTACTCGCCTTCCCAGCAGGCCAGGAAGCGGGGCACGACCGTATCTTCCAGGTAGAGTTGGAGGGTGGAGAGAAAATGAGGTGCGGCGCGGTTGACCACCGCCACCGTACCGTCGACATGATCCTCCCAGTAGCGCCGTCCGCCCAGGCCCAGAACCACCGTAGCGGAGATCTTCAGTCCCGCCCCGCGGGCCCGTTCCAGCGCCGCGGCCATGGAAGCGGGCGTGGCGCCCTTGCGGATGTGCCGCAGCACCCGGCCCGAGCCGGACTCGATGCCGACATAGACCAGGGTCAGGCCCCGGTCGCGCAGGCCGCGCAACTCGTCCGAAGTCTTGCCCAGCAGGTTGACCGGGGTGGCGTAGCAGGACACCCGCGCCAGATCCGGAAAGGTCGCCCGCAGGTGGTCCAGGATGCGGAAAAGATGGTCCGTCGGCAAGGTGAGCGCGTCGCCGTCGGCCAGGAAAACCCGATGGGCTTCCGGCCAGTCGGCGGCGGCGGCGGCGATGTCGGCGAAGACGTCTTCAAGCGTCCGGATGCGGAAGGTCTTGGCCTTGTACATGGAACAGAAGGTGCAGCCGTTGAAGCTGCACCCCAGAGTGACCTGGAGGATCAGGTTGTCGCCCTCGCTGGGCGGGCGGTAGAGAGGCATGTCGTAGAGCATGCGGCAGACTCTAACGCCCTTTTTTCCTTTGTGGTAGAAGGGGGAGGAAGGAGACAGGGAGGAACCTCTTGGCCAAGACCCCGCAACCCCCGGCGCCGCCCGTCAAGGCAGTGCGCAAGGCAACCGTCCGCCGGGTCGAGAAGGCGCCGGCTCCCACCGCCGTTACGCCCGTCCCGATCGCGCCGGCCCCGACCCAGACCGCGGTGAAGGCGCCGCCCCCGGTCGCGTCCAAGGCGCCGCGTCCGCCCCTGAACCCCAACGCCGCCAGCCCCTCCGGCATGCGCGAGCGGGAGGCCTTGCGGCTCTTCACCCTGGCCGCCGATCTTCACCGCCAAGGACGCTTGGACGACGCCATCAAGGGCTATGCCCGTGCCCTCGCCCTCGATCCCCGCATGGCCGATGCCTACAACAACCTGGGAGTTGCCCTGCGGTCCCAGAAGAAGTTTGGGGCGGCAGTGGCCGCCTATCGCCGCTCGCTCACCTACCGTCCCGACAATCCGGGCGTCTATTCCAACCTGGGAAACGCGTTGCGCGACGCCAACCGGATGGAGGAATCGGTCGCCGCCCACCGCAGGGCGGTGGAGTTGGCCGACGGGTCGGTGGAAGCCGTCTACAACTTGGCCCTGGCCCAGCGGGATGCCGGCGATCTGGCGGCTGCGATGCGGGGCTTCGAGGATGTGCTCCGCCGCCAGCCCGATCACGTGGACTGCCACTGGGACCGGGCGCTCGGCTTCCTGGTCACCGGCGATCTGAAACGCGGCTTCGAGGAATACGAATGGCGCTGGAAGCTGGATCGCAGCCCGCCCCGCCAGTTCCCCCAGCCGGCCTGGGACGGATCGGCCCTGAAGGGCCGCAGCCTTCTGGTGCATCAGGAGCAGGGTTTCGGCGACATGATCCAGTTCGTCCGCTACCTGCCCATACTGAAGCGCAGCCACCCCGACTCGACGGTCATCCTGGAATGCCAGCCCGAACTGGCCCGCCTGTTCTCGGGCGTCCCGGGTGCCGACCGGGTGGTGGTGCAAGGCGGCAGCCTGCCGCCTTTCGACGTGCATATTCCCCTGCTCAGCCTGGCCCGCGTCTTCTCGACCAGCCTGGAGACCGTTCCGGCCTCCATCCCCTATCTCCGGGCCCCGGAAATGCACAGCGTCCATCTGCCCGCCCCGCCCGATCAACTCAAGGTCGGCCTGGCTTGGGCGGGTAAGCCCAGCCATCGCAACGACCGCAACCGCTCGGTCTCCTTCGAGCGGTTCCTGCCCCTGCTCGAGGTCGCCGACGTATTCTTCTTCAGTCTGCAGAAGGGCGAATCGGCAGCGGACCTGGACCGGCTCTGCACCGAAGCCCTGATCATGGACATCGGTCCACGCATGCAGGATTTCGCCGATACCGCCGCCGCCCTCCAGCAACTCGACCTGCTGATCGGCGTCGACACCTCGGTCGTGCATCTGGCCGGAGCGCTCGGCCGTCCGGCCTGGGTGCTGCTGCCCTATTCCCCCGACTGGCGCTGGCTGCTCGATCGCGCCGACAATCCCTGGTACCCGAGCCTGCGCCTGTTCCGCCAGAATCATCCCGGCCAGTGGGACGACGTCTTCCTCAAGGTGCGCGACGCCCTGGCGGAGGTAGCCAGAAGCAGACGGCGGGCGGGCGCCGCCAGATGACGGCCGCCCTTGCGGCCAGTTCCGTCTCCGCGTCCCAATCGTCGGCCACCCGGATCAGGTGGGAGGGGCAACGCCGGCAGTCGCTGCTGCCGAAGCCGGGCGCCGGAACGACAGCCCCCGGCAGGCTCAAGGCGTAGGCGGCGAGCGCGCATTCGTCGCCGTCGGGAAAGCCGATGACCGCCGCCGCACCCGCCGCGTTGGTCAGGCGGTCCACGTGCCAGCGCACCGTTTTCCCGCCTTTCAGGTGGCGCCGCACCCGGGCGCGGATGCCGCCCGACCCGTGGGCGCTGCCGGCATAGAGGTAGCGACCCTCGGCCAAAGTGGCGGCCGGCCGGCCCGGTAGAGCGACGGTGACCGGCCCCAGCAGATCGAAGACCAGCAGATAGGCCCCGGCCAGGGCGGGCAGATCTTCCGCGTCCTCGACCGCGACCATTTGTGACGGAAATGACGGCGCCATGGTGAATAAAGTCTTTACCTTTATGACCGAAGACTTGTCGAGGCGATTGACCGCTGCCGGGGGGCGGAGCAGATTGGAAAATGGCAAAGAAGCAGTATAGAGACGGAGACGTCATTTTCCGCGAGGGCGACCCGAGCGACAGCGCCTATGTCATAGAGGGCGGTGCCGTCGAGCTTTCCAAGGCCAGCGACCGCGAGCCGGTACAGCTTGCGCGCCTGAAGACGGGCGAGATGTTCGGGGAGATGGGCATCCTGGACGGCAGCGGCCGCAGCGCCACGGCCGTCGCCGCCGGCAAGGTGAAAGTCCGCGAGATCGGGCGCGACGAATTCCTGAGGCAATTGGAAACCGATTCGGCCATGGCGCTATCCATCATCAGGAAACTGGTTCAGAGGCTCCGGGCCGCCGACGAAATGCTGGCCCAGGGTTCCGCCAAACAGGAAGTGGCGCGGCTGCGCCGCGATCCGACGCGGGCGACCCGTCCCGGCCTGTTCGGACGCCTGTTCGGTGGCGGCGGCACGCCGACCGGGCGCATCGAAGTCCGCATCTCCCAGTTGCCCGGCGAAAGGGGTGCCGAACTGACCAAGCTGCTGGCCGACACCTTGGGGCGGAGCAAGGGCCTTTCCGTGCGGCCCATCAAGGAGATCCTGGCGGTCGATGCCTCGGTCGAGCCTCCCCGCCGCCTGGCGATCGCCGCCGAAACCGGGCGGCAATGGCTGGGCCCTTTGAAGGCGGACCTGCTGATCTGGGGCGAATTTCCCGCCACCGGTGCCAGCGTGCATCTGCGTTTCGTATCAGCCCTGGTCGATCGCGCCGACCGCGCCGGGCTGTTCTCGACCGGCACGACGCTGGTCCTACCGGCCAATTTCCCGCCCGAGTTCGGCCATCTGCTGGCCGCCGTCGCCCTGGCCGCCACGGTAGTCGGTGACGAGACGCGCACGGCGGCGCAGCGCCAAGCTCTGGCCGAAGCCTTGGAAGCCGC is a window from the Magnetospirillum sp. WYHS-4 genome containing:
- a CDS encoding NAD+ synthase, whose product is MTDTLAIALAQMDPTVGDVAGNARRILDMRAEAGRQGADLAVFGELAITGYPPDDLILKGAFQRAVEAQVAELAQATRDGGPALLIGAPWLAVDHLYNAALLLDGGDIAAIRFKHELPNYGVFDEVRLFAPGPLPEPIAFRGMNLGVMICEDMWKPAVVDHLGAAGADLLAVLNGSPFEAGKGDTRLGVARERQAAVPRPLVYVNLVGGQDELVFDGGSFALSADGTPVARLDTWTEEVALTRWRREVRGWTCVEAPLAPEPAPLENIYRAVMTGLKDYVGKNRFKGVLIGLSGGIDSALVAALAVDALGADKVHCVMMPSRYTSRESLEDAAEVARLLGIRLDTIGIEPAVGAFGGMLESIFAGQAPDTTEENIQARARGLTLMAISNKFGLMVISTGNKSEMSVGYATLYGDMCGGFAALKDLYKTTVFALSRWRNAHRPKGALGPGGPVMPDRVIVKPPTAELKANQTDQDSLPPYDVLDDILECLIEDEMSQAEIVGRGHDPETVRRVWRLVDGAEYKRRQAPPGVKITRRSFGRDRRYPITNAFRG
- a CDS encoding nucleotidyltransferase domain-containing protein, whose protein sequence is MQPPDLSLVREFKRRAEAALPGRVARAVLFGSRARGEAEADSDWDVAVFLKDGATIEDTGRLADAAYDLIVESGEFIQPIAFAEGRTEDLQILRTIRDEGILL
- a CDS encoding radical SAM protein, giving the protein MLYDMPLYRPPSEGDNLILQVTLGCSFNGCTFCSMYKAKTFRIRTLEDVFADIAAAAADWPEAHRVFLADGDALTLPTDHLFRILDHLRATFPDLARVSCYATPVNLLGKTSDELRGLRDRGLTLVYVGIESGSGRVLRHIRKGATPASMAAALERARGAGLKISATVVLGLGGRRYWEDHVDGTVAVVNRAAPHFLSTLQLYLEDTVVPRFLACWEGEYEPQDDIGILAEQERLLSGLEPATPVIFRSNHASNCLALAGTLPKDRGRLLAEVRAARQGASALRPRFLRRL
- the cysS gene encoding cysteine--tRNA ligase, which codes for MDLYLHNTLTRTKEKFEPLVPGRVGMYVCGPTVYDYAHIGNARPVVVFDVLARLLRRLYPQVTYVRNITDVDDKINAAARASGETIRAITERTARAFHEDMAALGALPPDVEPRATEHVAQMIALVQSLLAAGHAYEADGHVLFSVPSMADYGRLSGRNRDEMIAGARVEVAPYKRDPADFVLWKPSEDGIPGWNSPWGRGRPGWHLECSAMSGQYLGETFDIHGGGQDLIFPHHENEIAQSTCAHDGAPFVRYWMHNGFLMVEGEKMSKSLGNFYTVHDLLKEFPGEAIRLVLLQTHYRQPLDFTKDGIRQARHMLDRFYGALRNAPAAPTPTAPPEPVLAALSDDLNTPLALTHLHELLGELNRNGDASAKGRLLAAAGLLGLLGQDPEAWLRWTPEGGGGLDDAAVEGLIQARKDARKAKNFAEADRIRQELAGQGILLEDGPQGTLWRRG
- the gltX gene encoding glutamate--tRNA ligase yields the protein MFVTVRFAPSPTGFLHVGNARVALVNWLFARRSGGRFLLRLDDTDTERSRPEFAEAIRRDLRWLGLDWDAEERQSDRLERYRIATETLKAQGRLYPCYETPQELEFRRKRQLARHQPPVYDRAALGLTEDQRRALEAEGRRPHWRFRLDDADIAWTDLVRGPVHFQGGHLSDPVVIREDGTFLYMLPSVVDDVDMRVSHVIRGEDHVANTAVQVQMFEALGTPPPTFAHLPLMTDIGGEGLSKRLGSLSLADLREQGVEALALASYLAHLGTSDAIEPQTTHEALIAGFELSHCGRASPKFDAEQLWRLNEKLLHALPFTTVAPRLAALGLAPAEEVFWEAVRPNLRRLADAAPWHGVCYGEATFAVLDQAPLKEAIALLPPEPWSQETWKAWTQAVSAATGRKGKALFLPLRQALTGQDHGPELKALLPVIGRDRALARLTASGG
- the rpsD gene encoding 30S ribosomal protein S4, with amino-acid sequence MTKRLKSKYKINRRLGENLWGRPKSPVNTRENRPGQHGQRRKKPSDFGIQLLAKQKLKGYYGNVSERQFRRYYAEAVRRKGDTSENLIGILERRLDAVVYRMKFVPTVFAARQIVNHGHVKVNGKRVTIPSYQVKEGDTIELRERSRELPLVLEASQSGERDVPDYIEVDHKKMRGTFVRTPKLADVPYPVQMEPHQVVEFYSR
- a CDS encoding GIY-YIG nuclease family protein; the protein is MVAVEDAEDLPALAGAYLLVFDLLGPVTVALPGRPAATLAEGRYLYAGSAHGSGGIRARVRRHLKGGKTVRWHVDRLTNAAGAAAVIGFPDGDECALAAYALSLPGAVVPAPGFGSSDCRRCPSHLIRVADDWDAETELAARAAVIWRRPPAVCFWLPPPGRRAP
- a CDS encoding HEPN domain-containing protein, translated to MSRETALHMAKAREFLRQATSYDAGTMPEAAIHLAYYAMFHAAVAVLRRLGGKAPSKHASVVGQFGRIVADMGEPARSIGRSFNRALDVRLVSDYGTERQDLVAMARRILADAERFVVFCDTWFDGTKPR
- a CDS encoding tetratricopeptide repeat protein, with translation MAKTPQPPAPPVKAVRKATVRRVEKAPAPTAVTPVPIAPAPTQTAVKAPPPVASKAPRPPLNPNAASPSGMREREALRLFTLAADLHRQGRLDDAIKGYARALALDPRMADAYNNLGVALRSQKKFGAAVAAYRRSLTYRPDNPGVYSNLGNALRDANRMEESVAAHRRAVELADGSVEAVYNLALAQRDAGDLAAAMRGFEDVLRRQPDHVDCHWDRALGFLVTGDLKRGFEEYEWRWKLDRSPPRQFPQPAWDGSALKGRSLLVHQEQGFGDMIQFVRYLPILKRSHPDSTVILECQPELARLFSGVPGADRVVVQGGSLPPFDVHIPLLSLARVFSTSLETVPASIPYLRAPEMHSVHLPAPPDQLKVGLAWAGKPSHRNDRNRSVSFERFLPLLEVADVFFFSLQKGESAADLDRLCTEALIMDIGPRMQDFADTAAALQQLDLLIGVDTSVVHLAGALGRPAWVLLPYSPDWRWLLDRADNPWYPSLRLFRQNHPGQWDDVFLKVRDALAEVARSRRRAGAAR